A window of the Kosakonia sp. BYX6 genome harbors these coding sequences:
- a CDS encoding alpha-amylase, giving the protein MKHAAFLLLLLPGLACADWSATGFPPLSDDGTGVWRSQAALKRGSQPITLQQGQQCWQPANGIKLNQMLSLMPCNDSAPQWRIFRDGEYQVQVDTRSGTPTLLLSVKTSTTETPAAVARQCPVRSDKPLTVSVGDTFPEGSVVRDFYSQQTATVRDGKITLQPAPESDGLLLLENAQTQSAAPFQWHNATVYFVLTDRFVNGDPSNDNNYGRHKDGMQEIGTFHGGDLKGLTSKLDYLQQLGVNALWISSPLEQIHGWVGGGTKGDFPHYAYHGYYTLDWTRLDANMGDENDLRTLVDEAHRRGIRVLFDVVMNHTGYATLADMQTYQFGALYLKEEERQKILGEHWTDWKPGAGQSWHSFNDYINFSDKTAWQNWWGKNWIRTDIGDYDNPGFDDLTLSLSFLPDLKTESTTPSGLPVFYRHKPDTAAREIAGYTPRDYLTHWLSQWVRDYGIDGFRVDTAKHVELDAWQQLKTQATQALAAWKKANPQKKIDDAPFWMTGESWGHGVMQSAYYGHGFDAMINFDYQEQAASAVSCLANMDSVWQQMADKLQRFNILSYLSSHDTRLFREGGQQAAELLLLAPGAVQIFYGDESARPFGATGSDPLQGTRSDMNWDDLNGKAAASLRHWQTLGQFRARHPALGAGKQTTLDLPQGYGFVREHGEDKVMVVWAGLAPR; this is encoded by the coding sequence ATGAAACACGCCGCTTTTCTGCTGTTGCTGCTGCCAGGCCTTGCTTGCGCCGACTGGTCCGCTACCGGTTTTCCCCCGTTGAGCGATGACGGCACCGGCGTTTGGCGCAGCCAGGCGGCACTGAAAAGAGGATCGCAGCCCATCACCCTGCAACAAGGCCAGCAGTGTTGGCAGCCTGCCAACGGCATCAAACTGAACCAGATGCTCTCGCTGATGCCTTGCAATGACAGCGCGCCACAATGGCGGATTTTCCGCGATGGCGAATACCAGGTGCAGGTCGATACCCGCTCCGGTACACCGACGTTGCTGCTGAGTGTCAAAACGTCAACAACGGAGACTCCCGCCGCTGTTGCGCGCCAGTGCCCGGTTCGCAGTGATAAACCGCTGACCGTGTCGGTGGGTGACACCTTCCCGGAAGGCAGCGTGGTGCGCGATTTTTACAGCCAGCAAACCGCAACCGTGCGCGACGGGAAAATCACCCTGCAACCCGCGCCAGAAAGTGACGGGCTTTTACTGCTGGAAAACGCGCAAACGCAAAGTGCGGCACCGTTTCAATGGCATAACGCCACGGTCTATTTCGTGCTTACCGACCGTTTTGTAAACGGCGATCCGTCGAATGACAACAACTACGGGCGGCACAAAGACGGTATGCAGGAGATCGGCACGTTTCACGGCGGTGATCTGAAAGGCCTGACCAGCAAACTCGATTATTTGCAGCAGCTTGGCGTTAACGCGCTGTGGATAAGCTCGCCGCTGGAGCAGATCCACGGTTGGGTGGGCGGCGGCACCAAAGGCGACTTCCCGCATTACGCGTACCACGGTTATTACACGCTGGACTGGACACGTCTTGACGCCAATATGGGCGACGAAAATGACCTGCGCACATTAGTCGATGAAGCGCACCGGCGCGGCATTCGCGTGCTGTTTGATGTCGTAATGAATCACACCGGCTACGCCACGCTTGCCGATATGCAAACGTATCAGTTTGGCGCGCTGTATCTGAAAGAGGAGGAACGCCAGAAAATCCTCGGCGAGCACTGGACGGACTGGAAACCCGGTGCCGGGCAGAGCTGGCACAGCTTTAATGATTACATCAACTTCAGCGATAAAACGGCGTGGCAAAACTGGTGGGGCAAAAACTGGATCCGCACCGATATTGGCGATTACGACAACCCCGGTTTTGACGATCTGACCCTGTCGCTGTCCTTTTTACCGGATCTGAAAACCGAATCCACCACGCCTTCCGGGCTACCTGTTTTTTATCGCCATAAACCCGATACTGCCGCGCGGGAAATCGCCGGGTACACACCGCGCGATTACCTGACCCACTGGCTGAGCCAATGGGTGCGCGATTACGGCATTGACGGTTTTCGCGTGGATACCGCCAAACATGTCGAACTGGACGCCTGGCAGCAGCTAAAAACGCAGGCGACTCAAGCGCTGGCCGCGTGGAAAAAGGCCAACCCGCAGAAAAAAATCGATGATGCGCCGTTCTGGATGACCGGTGAATCCTGGGGCCACGGCGTTATGCAAAGCGCTTACTACGGCCATGGTTTCGACGCGATGATCAATTTCGATTATCAGGAACAGGCTGCCAGCGCGGTATCTTGCCTCGCCAATATGGACAGTGTCTGGCAGCAAATGGCCGACAAGCTGCAACGCTTTAACATCCTCAGTTATCTTTCGTCGCACGATACGCGCCTGTTCCGCGAAGGCGGCCAGCAAGCGGCGGAACTGTTGTTGCTGGCGCCCGGCGCGGTGCAGATCTTTTACGGCGACGAATCCGCACGTCCCTTTGGCGCAACCGGATCGGATCCTTTGCAAGGCACGCGATCGGACATGAACTGGGACGATCTGAACGGCAAAGCCGCCGCCAGCCTGCGCCACTGGCAAACGTTGGGCCAGTTCCGCGCGCGCCACCCCGCGCTCGGCGCAGGTAAGCAAACCACGCTTGATTTACCGCAGGGTTACGGTTTTGTTCGCGAACACGGCGAGGACAAAGTGATGGTCGTCTGGGCCGGGCTGGCGCCGCGCTGA
- the avtA gene encoding valine--pyruvate transaminase: MTFSLFGDKFTRHSGITRLMEDLNDGLRTPGAIMLGGGNPAQIPAMTDYFHNLLQEMVENGKATDALCNYDGPQGKTELLTALAAMLREELGWDIEPQNIALTNGSQSAFFYLFNLFAGRRADGSSRKVLFPLAPEYIGYADSGLEEDLFVSARPNIELLPEGQFKYHVDFEHLHIGEETGMICVSRPTNPTGNVITDEELMKLDVLANQHNIPLVIDNAYGVPFPGIIFSEARPLWNPNIILCMSLSKLGLPGSRCGIIIANDKVISAIRNMNGIISLAPGGIGPAMMCEMINRNDLLRLSEEVIKPFYYQRVQETIATLRRYLPEERCLIHKPEGAIFLWLWFKDLPISTELLYQRLKKRGVLMVPGNYFFPGLDKPWPHTHQCMRMNYVPEPDLIEAGVKILAEEIEKAWQEHSA; this comes from the coding sequence ATGACATTTTCACTTTTCGGCGACAAATTTACCCGCCACTCAGGCATTACGCGCCTGATGGAGGATCTCAACGACGGTTTACGCACCCCTGGCGCCATCATGCTTGGCGGCGGAAACCCGGCACAAATCCCGGCCATGACCGATTACTTCCACAACCTGCTCCAGGAGATGGTGGAAAACGGCAAAGCGACTGATGCGCTGTGCAATTATGACGGCCCGCAAGGCAAAACCGAGCTATTAACGGCCCTGGCCGCTATGCTTCGTGAAGAATTAGGTTGGGATATTGAACCGCAGAATATTGCACTGACAAACGGCAGCCAGAGCGCGTTTTTCTACTTGTTCAATCTGTTTGCTGGCCGCCGCGCCGATGGAAGCTCCAGAAAAGTGCTGTTCCCGCTGGCGCCGGAGTACATTGGCTACGCCGATTCCGGGCTAGAAGAGGATTTGTTCGTCTCGGCGCGCCCGAATATCGAACTGCTACCGGAAGGCCAGTTCAAATATCACGTCGATTTCGAACATCTGCACATTGGCGAAGAGACCGGCATGATTTGCGTCTCGCGCCCCACCAACCCAACGGGCAACGTCATCACCGACGAAGAGTTGATGAAGCTGGATGTGCTGGCCAATCAACACAACATTCCGTTGGTTATTGATAACGCCTACGGCGTGCCCTTCCCTGGCATTATCTTTAGCGAAGCGCGCCCGTTGTGGAACCCGAATATCATTCTCTGCATGAGCTTATCGAAGCTGGGCCTGCCGGGCAGCCGCTGCGGCATTATCATCGCCAATGACAAAGTTATCTCCGCGATCCGTAATATGAACGGCATTATTAGCCTGGCACCTGGCGGCATCGGGCCTGCCATGATGTGCGAGATGATCAACCGTAATGATCTGCTGCGCCTGTCCGAAGAGGTGATCAAGCCGTTTTACTACCAGCGGGTGCAGGAAACTATCGCCACGCTGCGCCGTTATCTCCCGGAGGAGCGCTGCCTGATTCACAAACCTGAGGGCGCCATTTTCCTCTGGCTGTGGTTTAAAGATCTGCCGATCAGCACCGAGCTGCTGTATCAGCGCCTGAAAAAACGCGGCGTGCTGATGGTGCCGGGCAACTACTTCTTCCCTGGCCTTGATAAACCCTGGCCGCACACGCATCAGTGCATGCGGATGAACTACGTGCCAGAACCGGACCTGATCGAAGCGGGAGTGAAAATCCTTGCCGAAGAAATTGAGAAGGCCTGGCAAGAACACAGCGCCTGA
- a CDS encoding protein bax, with translation MISIPMRRPGATILMFFTLIFSGGVLAKTHTETTSYEAHVTKASVNKQASSKQEYSRNSVKSSSLPDLRKYPSGTPRKKAFLRTVMPYITSKNSAITAERNWLLTKQYDSQWSPAERTRLKDIAKRYKISWSGNTRRIPWNTLLERVDIIPDSMVATMAAAESGWGTSKLARNNNNLFGMKCAKGACKNGPGKVKGYSHFETVQESVDAYVTNLNTHAAYNSFRKSRAQLRKADQEVTATNMIHKLKGYSTRGASYNNYLFAMYQDNQQLIAAHM, from the coding sequence ATGATATCGATACCCATGCGACGACCTGGGGCGACGATACTCATGTTTTTCACCCTGATATTTTCGGGTGGAGTGCTGGCAAAGACCCACACAGAAACAACGAGTTACGAAGCCCACGTCACTAAGGCAAGCGTAAATAAACAGGCAAGCAGTAAACAAGAGTATTCTCGCAATAGTGTAAAAAGCAGTTCACTTCCTGATTTGCGAAAATACCCTTCCGGAACACCAAGAAAAAAAGCGTTTCTCCGGACAGTAATGCCTTATATCACCAGCAAAAACTCAGCGATTACCGCCGAGCGTAACTGGTTGCTTACCAAGCAATACGACAGCCAATGGTCGCCTGCCGAGCGCACGCGTCTGAAGGATATTGCCAAACGCTACAAAATCAGCTGGTCTGGCAATACACGCCGTATTCCGTGGAACACTCTGCTTGAACGGGTAGACATTATCCCGGACAGCATGGTCGCTACCATGGCGGCGGCGGAAAGCGGTTGGGGTACCTCCAAACTGGCGCGTAACAATAACAACCTGTTCGGCATGAAATGCGCAAAAGGGGCTTGTAAAAACGGGCCAGGTAAAGTGAAAGGGTACTCTCACTTTGAGACCGTGCAGGAGTCGGTAGACGCTTACGTGACCAACCTGAACACACATGCCGCATACAACTCTTTCCGTAAGTCTCGCGCCCAGTTGCGCAAGGCAGACCAGGAAGTGACGGCGACCAATATGATTCATAAGCTGAAGGGTTACTCAACCCGTGGCGCGAGTTACAACAACTACCTGTTTGCTATGTACCAGGACAACCAGCAGTTAATCGCCGCCCATATGTAA
- the xylH gene encoding xylose ABC transporter permease XylH → MSKSNPSEIKLTTASPGAFSGLKSLNLQVFVMLAAIVVIMLFFTGMTDGAYLSARNISNLLRQTAITGILAVGMVFVIISAEIDLSVGSMMGLLGGAAAIFDVWLGWPLPLTVVVTLVLGLLLGAWNGWWVAYRKVPSFIVTLAGMLAFRGVLIGITNGTTVSPTSAAMSQIGQSYLPDGIGFGVGALGLVAFVLWQWRGRMRRQTLGLATSSSSNVVGRQAIIAVIVLGAIWLLNDYRGVPTPVLLLAFLLLAGMFMATRTAFGRRIYAIGGNLEAARLSGINVERNKLAVFAINGLMVAIAGLILSSRLGAGSPSAGNIAELDAIAACVIGGTSLAGGIGSVAGAVMGAFIMASLDNGMSMMDVPTFWQYIVKGAILLLAVWMDSATKRRA, encoded by the coding sequence ATGTCGAAAAGCAACCCGTCTGAAATTAAGTTAACCACCGCATCGCCGGGGGCGTTCTCCGGGCTGAAATCCCTCAACCTGCAAGTGTTTGTCATGCTTGCCGCCATTGTGGTGATCATGCTGTTTTTTACCGGCATGACCGATGGCGCCTACCTGAGCGCACGCAATATCTCTAACCTGCTGCGCCAGACCGCCATTACCGGCATCCTGGCGGTGGGCATGGTGTTTGTGATCATCTCCGCCGAAATCGACCTTTCCGTCGGTTCGATGATGGGCTTGCTGGGCGGCGCGGCGGCGATTTTCGACGTCTGGCTGGGCTGGCCGCTGCCGCTTACCGTGGTGGTGACGCTGGTGCTCGGCCTGCTGCTCGGCGCGTGGAATGGCTGGTGGGTGGCGTACCGTAAAGTGCCGTCGTTTATTGTCACTCTCGCCGGGATGCTGGCCTTTCGCGGCGTGCTGATCGGTATCACCAACGGCACCACCGTTTCGCCCACCAGCGCGGCGATGTCGCAAATCGGGCAGAGCTATTTGCCGGACGGCATCGGTTTTGGCGTCGGTGCGTTGGGGCTGGTCGCCTTTGTGCTCTGGCAATGGCGCGGACGTATGCGCCGCCAGACGCTGGGGTTAGCAACCTCGTCCTCCAGTAACGTGGTGGGTCGCCAGGCGATTATCGCGGTGATCGTGCTCGGCGCAATCTGGCTGCTGAATGATTACCGTGGTGTGCCGACACCGGTGTTATTGCTCGCTTTTCTGCTGCTGGCCGGGATGTTTATGGCGACGCGTACCGCTTTTGGCCGCCGCATCTACGCGATTGGCGGCAACCTCGAAGCGGCGCGGCTTTCCGGTATTAACGTCGAGCGCAACAAGCTGGCGGTGTTTGCCATCAACGGGTTGATGGTGGCAATTGCCGGTTTGATCCTTAGCTCGCGTCTCGGCGCCGGTTCCCCCTCGGCGGGGAATATCGCGGAACTGGACGCCATTGCCGCCTGCGTCATTGGCGGTACCAGCCTGGCGGGCGGTATCGGCAGCGTTGCCGGGGCCGTGATGGGCGCATTCATTATGGCCTCGCTGGATAATGGCATGAGCATGATGGACGTGCCGACGTTCTGGCAATACATCGTTAAAGGCGCCATTTTACTGCTGGCCGTGTGGATGGATTCCGCCACCAAACGCCGGGCCTGA
- the xylR gene encoding D-xylose utilization transcriptional activator XylR (D-xylose enhances binding of XylR to the xyl promoter and activates transcription.), with product MFEKRHRITLLFNANKAYDRQVVEGVGEYLQASQSEWDIFIEEDFRARIENIKEWLGDGVIADYDDSEIEHLLADVDVPIVGVGGSYHTPDHYPAVHYIATDNYALVESAFLHLKEKGVHRFAFYGLPASSGKRWAAEREYAFCQLVAQEKYRGVVYQGLTTAPENWQHAQNRLADWLQTLPPQTGIIAVTDARARHVLQVCDHLHIPVPEKLCVIGIDNEELTRYLSRVALSSVAQGTRQMGYQAAKLLHRLLDNEAMPLQRLLVPPVRVVARRSTDYRSLNDPAVIQAMHYIRNHACKGIKVDQVLDAVGISRSNLEKRFKEEVGETIHAVIHAEKLEKARSLLISTSLSINEISQMCGYPSLQYFYSVFRKEYDSTPKDYRDRYSEILI from the coding sequence ATGTTTGAAAAGCGCCATCGCATCACATTGTTATTTAACGCAAATAAAGCCTATGACCGCCAGGTCGTCGAAGGGGTGGGTGAGTATTTGCAGGCGTCGCAATCTGAGTGGGATATTTTCATTGAGGAAGACTTTCGCGCGCGCATCGAAAACATCAAAGAGTGGCTTGGCGACGGCGTGATCGCCGATTACGACGACAGTGAAATTGAACATCTGCTGGCGGATGTCGATGTGCCGATTGTCGGCGTCGGCGGTTCTTATCACACCCCCGACCACTACCCGGCGGTGCACTACATCGCCACCGATAACTACGCGCTGGTGGAAAGCGCATTTCTGCATTTAAAAGAGAAAGGCGTGCACCGTTTTGCCTTTTACGGCCTGCCGGCCTCCAGTGGCAAACGCTGGGCTGCCGAGCGCGAATACGCGTTTTGCCAGCTCGTGGCGCAGGAAAAATACCGTGGCGTGGTGTATCAGGGGCTGACTACCGCGCCAGAAAACTGGCAGCACGCGCAAAACCGGCTGGCGGACTGGCTGCAAACCCTACCGCCGCAAACCGGGATTATCGCCGTGACCGACGCGCGCGCGCGCCACGTTTTGCAAGTCTGCGACCATTTGCATATTCCGGTGCCGGAAAAGCTGTGCGTGATTGGCATTGATAACGAAGAACTCACCCGCTATCTCTCGCGCGTCGCGCTCTCTTCCGTTGCTCAGGGAACGCGGCAAATGGGCTACCAGGCGGCAAAACTGCTTCATCGACTGCTTGATAACGAAGCCATGCCGCTGCAACGTTTGCTGGTGCCGCCGGTGCGGGTGGTTGCGCGGCGCTCAACGGATTACCGCTCGCTCAACGACCCGGCGGTGATCCAGGCCATGCACTACATTCGCAACCACGCCTGCAAAGGTATCAAAGTAGATCAGGTTCTGGACGCGGTGGGCATCTCACGTTCGAACCTGGAAAAGCGCTTTAAAGAAGAGGTGGGGGAGACGATTCACGCGGTGATTCACGCGGAGAAACTGGAAAAAGCGCGCAGCCTGCTGATCTCCACGTCGCTCTCCATCAACGAAATCTCGCAGATGTGCGGCTACCCGTCGCTGCAATATTTCTATTCCGTGTTTCGCAAAGAGTACGACAGCACGCCAAAAGACTATCGCGACCGCTATAGCGAAATCCTTATTTAG